One Tachysurus vachellii isolate PV-2020 chromosome 8, HZAU_Pvac_v1, whole genome shotgun sequence genomic window carries:
- the lacc1 gene encoding purine nucleoside phosphorylase LACC1: MAEIILADLVHPGCSRYTQCLEERVNKLLNSLGNGTRQPVYIFIQQHVGWSEELTKTFVMEKCSGLNGHVYVLTDDSCVAVLYAFKQAADELNVRHVHVMTSHARREEMQACEKQLFTEVYAFTYNSVLECDSCAFTQVNNTCLQLTQLTEQISGFLQRLPALRGEITVLKSSLISDCFAHGFTTRTGGISYISTLSSLNLFSSPRRRDSRAVVAENLRRLGLHAGFQPHQFHLSKANHGSDVWVMNKPEPESYDGIVTNQPGVVIAAPGADCMPLLFADPVGKVIGVAHAGWKGTLMGVAMATVNAMVREFGSELANVVAVIGPSVGPCCFSLEQNSAKKFQAIHSDCVRDTESPMPYVDIRLATRVLLEKGGLLPEHIQDNTVTNRPNLTLCTSCHSDFFFSHVRDGLNFGTQIGFLWIKEPQEFKQ, translated from the exons ATGGCTGAAATCATCCTGGCGGATTTGGTTCATCCCGGTTGTTCTCGGTACACACAGTGTCTCGAGGAGCGCGTGAACAAACTACTGAACTCTCTAGGAAATGGCACGAGGCAacctgtttacatttttatccaaCAGCACGTGGGCTGGTCTGAAGAACTCACTAAGACGTTTGTTATGGAGAAGTGCTCTGGTCTGAACGGACACGTCTATGTGTTAACAGACGACAGTTGTGTAGCCGTGCTGTACGCGTTCAAGCAAGCCGCGGACGAGCTGAACGTTAGACACGTGCACGTGATGACGAGCCATGCGCGGCGCGAGGAGATGCAGGCGTGTGAGAAGCAGCTCTTTACCGAGGTCTACGCTTTCACCTACAACAGTGTGCTGGAATGCGACTCCTGCGCCTTCACACAAGTCAACAACACCTGCCTCCAGCTCACTCAGCTTACAGAGCAAATCAGCGGCTTCCTACAGCGCCTCCCAGCGCTCCGAGGAGAAATTACAGTCCTTAAGTCTTCACTCATCTCAG ATTGCTTTGCACATGGCTTTACCACAAGAACAGGAGGAATTTCCTACATCAGCACTCTCAGCTCCCTAAATCTGTTTAGCAGTCCCCGTCGCAGAGACTCACGCGCTGTAGTGGCTGAGAATCTTCGCCGCCTTGGCTTGCATGCCGGCTTTCAGCCTCATCAGTTCCATCTCTCTAAG GCTAACCACGGCAGTGATGTGTGggtaatgaacaagccagaaCCTGAGAGTTATGATGGCATTGTGACCAATCAGCCAGGTGTTGTAATAGCAGCCCCAGGAGCTGACTGCATGCCGCTGCTTTTTGCTGACCCTGTGGGAAAGGTCATTGGAGTAGCACATGCAG gcTGGAAGGGAACTCTCATGGGAGTTGCTATGGCAACAGTAAATGCCATGGTGCGGGAGTTTGGCAGTGAGCTTGCTAACGTGGTGGCTGTGATTGGGCCTTCTGTTGGACCCTGCTGTTTCTCTCTGGAACAAAATTCTGCAAAAAAATTTCAGGCCATCCATTCAGACTGTGTCAGAGACACAGAGTCACCCATGCCTTATGTGGATATCAGACTTGCcactag GGTCCTCCTGGAGAAAGGTGGTCTCCTCCCAGAGCACATCCAGGATAACACAGTGACAAACAGACCGAACCTCACCCTCTGCACCTCCTGCCATTCTGACTTCTTCTTCTCCCATGTGAGAGATGGCCTCAACTTTGGCACTCAGATTGGCTTCCTATGGATCAAGGAACCTCAAGAGTTTAAACAATAG
- the serp2 gene encoding stress-associated endoplasmic reticulum protein 2 gives MVAKQRIRMANEKHSKNITQRGNVAKTLRPQEEKYPVGPWLLALFVFVVCGSAIFQIIQSIRMGI, from the exons ATGGTCGCCAAACAGAGGATCCGAATGGCCAACGAGAAGCACAGTAAAAACATCACGCAGAGGGGCAACGTGGCGAAGACGCTG CGACCACAAGAGGAGAAGTATCCAGTGGGACCATGGCTTTTGGCACTCTTTGTATTCGTTGTTTGTGGATCAG CTATCTTTCAAATCATTCAGAGCATCCGAATGGGTATATGA